One genomic region from Spirulina subsalsa PCC 9445 encodes:
- a CDS encoding RidA family protein translates to MTKQIIHSEEAPAPVGPYSQAIAATGTLIFVAGQIPLDPHTGEIVGGDDISQQTEQVMRNLAAILQAAGADFKRVVKTTVFLADLNDFGPMNQVYAQFFEDTSAPARACVEVSRLPKGVKVEIDCIAVL, encoded by the coding sequence ATGACCAAGCAAATTATCCATAGCGAAGAAGCACCCGCCCCCGTTGGCCCCTATAGTCAAGCGATCGCCGCCACCGGAACCCTCATCTTTGTCGCCGGACAAATCCCCCTCGATCCCCACACCGGAGAAATCGTCGGCGGCGATGACATCAGCCAACAAACAGAACAAGTCATGCGCAACCTAGCCGCCATCCTACAAGCCGCCGGAGCCGACTTTAAACGAGTCGTCAAAACCACCGTCTTCCTCGCTGACTTAAACGATTTTGGCCCCATGAACCAAGTTTACGCCCAATTCTTCGAGGACACCAGCGCCCCCGCCCGCGCCTGCGTAGAAGTCTCTCGCCTCCCCAAAGGAGTTAAGGTCGAAATTGACTGTATCGCTGTGTTGTAG
- a CDS encoding CopG family transcriptional regulator, whose protein sequence is MQDKQKVTLYLPPNLHRRLKVQAALEVESMSAMVEKAIAFYLQNPEVVEDVEASQGKTHRVYSCPECHSPLVKRDGEMVALDQPPAVLAEEMPKEIGQDINPEIEIPVEQVREVVGSRSDSHGEETLVPC, encoded by the coding sequence ATGCAAGACAAGCAGAAAGTTACACTTTATCTTCCGCCCAACCTCCACCGTAGGCTAAAAGTTCAGGCCGCCCTTGAGGTAGAGTCCATGTCTGCAATGGTAGAAAAAGCAATTGCGTTCTACTTGCAGAATCCGGAAGTAGTGGAAGATGTAGAAGCTTCTCAAGGCAAAACCCATCGGGTCTATTCCTGTCCCGAATGTCACAGCCCTCTAGTTAAGCGTGATGGGGAAATGGTCGCCCTCGACCAACCACCTGCTGTATTAGCAGAGGAAATGCCGAAAGAGATAGGTCAGGACATTAATCCAGAGATTGAGATTCCAGTAGAGCAGGTTCGAGAAGTTGTCGGCTCCCGGTCTGACTCTCACGGAGAAGAGACGTTGGTTCCCTGTTGA
- a CDS encoding photosystem II S4 domain protein has translation MLPREELLKGVENRQEVARVIDQAEQAIKTWEVVTTDFVSPPVLMEVRGRFAQLTEVELLPWGGYPQAERQRVAIARSELPIDFTQVPLALLDIAGNFLFDSATHRDFLGAILGTGLVREKVGDIVVLGERGAQVIVAPELVDFLTSSLVQVRSVPVKTQQVDFSELKYRPPTKKELTTVEASLRLDAIASAGLGMSRNKMVEAINGGDVRVNWKEITQPSYTIQSGDLISVRGKGRVEVGEIMITKKERYRVQLTRFK, from the coding sequence ATGTTACCGAGAGAAGAATTACTGAAAGGTGTCGAAAATCGTCAAGAAGTCGCCCGCGTGATTGACCAGGCGGAACAGGCGATTAAAACGTGGGAAGTGGTGACGACGGATTTTGTCTCTCCTCCGGTGTTGATGGAGGTGCGGGGGAGGTTTGCCCAACTGACGGAGGTGGAGTTATTGCCTTGGGGCGGCTATCCCCAAGCGGAACGGCAACGAGTGGCGATCGCACGTTCTGAACTACCCATCGATTTTACTCAAGTTCCCCTCGCGCTGTTGGATATTGCGGGAAATTTCCTCTTTGACTCGGCCACCCATCGGGACTTTTTGGGGGCAATTTTAGGCACAGGTTTAGTGCGGGAAAAGGTGGGGGATATTGTGGTATTGGGAGAACGGGGCGCTCAAGTGATTGTAGCGCCGGAGTTGGTGGACTTTTTAACCAGTAGTTTGGTGCAAGTGCGTTCTGTCCCGGTGAAAACCCAACAGGTGGACTTTAGTGAGTTAAAATATCGCCCCCCGACGAAGAAGGAATTAACGACGGTTGAAGCCTCTTTGCGTTTAGATGCGATCGCCTCGGCGGGTTTGGGAATGTCTCGGAATAAGATGGTGGAGGCGATTAATGGGGGAGATGTGCGGGTGAATTGGAAGGAAATCACCCAACCCAGTTATACCATTCAGTCTGGGGATTTAATCTCGGTACGGGGAAAAGGACGGGTTGAAGTCGGGGAAATAATGATTACAAAAAAAGAACGCTATCGCGTCCAATTAACTCGTTTTAAGTAA
- a CDS encoding AAA family ATPase — translation MKEELSILIQAQYPLIYLVTPEEERAEQAIAKIAQLGSTTNTAANSGNSSSSQYSRVFVWTMTRGMVEYGQTRPSPQHNTISPEAAIQWVIQQREPGLFIFKDLHDFIADAGVKRALRDAILAAKGTEKIMILMSPVQQIPIELEKDVVVLDFPLPDMSELNQVLSRQLDKVKGRRITTEVREKLLKAALGLTKDEAEKVYRKAYVKAGRLTEEEVEIVLSEKKQLIRRNGILEYIEEDETIDAIGGLEELKRWLKQRSNAFTERAREYGLPQPKGMLILGVPGCGKSLIAKTTSRLWGLPILRLDMGRVYDGSMVGRSEANLRNALKTAESISPAILFIDELDKSFAGGTGSADSDGGTSSRIFGSFLTWMQEKTSPVFVMATANRIERLPGEFLRKGRFDEIFFVDLPTPEERQAIFQIHLGKRRDDISRFDLDQLAKISEGFSGAEIEQAIIAAMYEAFAQDREFTQLDIIATIKATLPLSRTMTEQVTALRDWARTRARPAAASTAEYQRLEF, via the coding sequence ATGAAAGAAGAGTTAAGTATTCTCATACAAGCTCAATATCCCCTAATCTACCTCGTCACCCCCGAGGAAGAGAGAGCAGAGCAGGCGATCGCCAAAATCGCCCAACTGGGTAGCACCACCAACACAGCCGCCAACTCCGGCAACTCCTCTAGTTCTCAATACAGTCGGGTTTTTGTTTGGACTATGACTCGTGGCATGGTGGAGTACGGTCAGACTCGCCCTTCCCCCCAACACAACACTATCTCTCCCGAAGCCGCCATTCAATGGGTGATTCAGCAACGAGAACCCGGGCTATTTATTTTTAAAGATTTACACGACTTCATCGCCGATGCAGGAGTAAAACGGGCCTTACGGGATGCCATCTTAGCCGCCAAAGGTACAGAGAAAATTATGATTCTCATGTCCCCCGTGCAGCAAATTCCCATCGAACTAGAAAAAGATGTCGTAGTGCTAGACTTTCCCTTACCGGATATGTCAGAACTCAATCAAGTTCTGTCCCGCCAACTCGATAAAGTCAAAGGACGACGCATTACCACCGAAGTCCGGGAAAAACTCCTCAAAGCGGCATTAGGCTTGACCAAAGACGAGGCCGAGAAAGTGTATCGGAAAGCCTACGTTAAAGCCGGTCGCCTGACAGAAGAAGAAGTGGAAATTGTTCTGTCTGAGAAAAAGCAACTCATTCGGCGCAATGGCATTCTGGAGTATATCGAGGAAGACGAAACCATCGACGCGATTGGCGGCCTCGAAGAACTGAAGCGCTGGCTCAAACAACGGTCTAACGCCTTCACCGAACGAGCGAGAGAGTACGGGTTGCCCCAACCCAAAGGAATGTTAATCTTAGGCGTTCCGGGCTGTGGGAAATCCTTAATTGCTAAAACCACATCTCGCCTCTGGGGTTTACCCATCCTGCGCCTTGATATGGGTCGCGTCTATGATGGATCAATGGTGGGGCGTTCTGAAGCCAACTTGCGCAACGCCTTAAAAACCGCCGAATCCATCTCTCCCGCCATCCTGTTCATTGATGAACTCGACAAATCCTTTGCCGGGGGAACCGGGTCAGCCGATTCCGATGGCGGCACCTCTAGCCGGATTTTCGGTTCATTCCTCACCTGGATGCAGGAGAAAACCTCCCCCGTGTTCGTCATGGCCACCGCCAACCGCATCGAGCGTTTACCCGGTGAGTTCTTACGCAAAGGTCGGTTTGATGAAATTTTCTTTGTAGACTTGCCCACACCTGAAGAACGGCAAGCCATCTTTCAAATTCATTTAGGCAAGCGACGGGATGATATTTCCCGCTTTGACCTCGACCAGCTAGCCAAAATATCCGAAGGTTTTTCCGGTGCCGAGATTGAACAGGCGATTATTGCCGCAATGTATGAAGCCTTTGCCCAGGATCGGGAATTTACTCAACTGGACATCATTGCGACCATTAAGGCCACCCTTCCCTTATCTCGCACCATGACCGAGCAGGTCACAGCCCTACGAGATTGGGCGCGAACCCGCGCCAGACCTGCGGCGGCCTCCACGGCGGAATACCAACGCTTGGAGTTTTAA
- a CDS encoding M16 family metallopeptidase translates to MTYTVLPPTLPLNQPTIHQLPNGLTIVAQQMPGAVVSFNLWLNVGSALELDEINGMAHFLEHMIFKGTPNLPSGEFERRIEERGAVTNAATSQDYTHYYLTAAAQDFGDLLPLQLEVVLNACMPDGAFERERSVVLEEIRRSEDNPSRRVYMQAMETCFERSPYRRPVLGPTAVIQGLHPQQMRDFHAQWYQPHQMTAAVVGNLPVETLIEQVEESFGAVYEPRSPLTDVLDSPPWEDFLAEPPFEGIVRRELVDSRVQQARLVMVWRVPGLLELGKTYGLDVLATLLGQGKLSRLFRDLREERQLVTSIGVSNMTYHLQGVFYIAAQLPTENVAVVEEAIAQHLRSFQQEPVNPKDLERIRTQAVNRFVFNNERPSDRTSLYGYYYCKLRNLEPALTYPQRIQAITPADIQNVAQCYLNPDAYGVVVVRPTAKSN, encoded by the coding sequence ATGACCTATACAGTGCTACCCCCGACGTTGCCTTTAAATCAACCCACGATTCATCAATTGCCCAATGGTTTAACGATCGTAGCCCAACAAATGCCGGGGGCGGTGGTGTCGTTTAATTTGTGGCTCAATGTGGGGTCGGCGCTGGAGTTGGATGAGATTAATGGCATGGCGCACTTTTTAGAACACATGATCTTTAAGGGAACGCCCAATTTGCCGAGTGGGGAGTTTGAGCGTCGGATTGAGGAACGGGGGGCGGTGACGAATGCAGCGACGAGTCAGGATTACACGCACTACTATTTGACGGCGGCGGCGCAGGATTTTGGGGATTTGCTGCCCCTTCAGTTGGAGGTGGTGTTAAATGCCTGTATGCCGGATGGGGCCTTTGAACGGGAACGGTCGGTGGTGCTGGAGGAGATTCGCCGTTCTGAGGATAATCCGAGTCGGCGGGTCTATATGCAGGCGATGGAGACTTGTTTTGAGCGATCGCCTTATCGTCGTCCGGTATTGGGTCCAACGGCGGTGATTCAAGGGTTACACCCCCAACAAATGCGTGATTTTCATGCCCAATGGTATCAACCCCACCAAATGACGGCCGCTGTGGTGGGGAATTTGCCTGTAGAAACGTTGATTGAGCAGGTGGAGGAGAGTTTTGGGGCGGTGTATGAACCACGCTCCCCCCTGACTGATGTTCTTGACTCTCCCCCCTGGGAGGATTTTCTGGCAGAACCGCCTTTTGAAGGAATTGTGCGTCGGGAGTTGGTTGATTCTCGCGTGCAACAAGCCCGTTTAGTGATGGTGTGGCGGGTGCCGGGTTTGTTGGAGTTGGGGAAAACCTACGGTTTAGATGTGTTGGCGACGTTGTTGGGTCAGGGGAAACTCTCCCGTTTGTTCCGGGATTTGCGGGAGGAACGGCAGTTAGTGACCTCCATTGGGGTCAGTAATATGACCTATCATCTCCAAGGGGTGTTTTATATTGCGGCTCAGTTACCGACGGAAAATGTGGCGGTGGTGGAGGAGGCGATCGCACAACACCTGAGATCCTTCCAACAAGAACCCGTTAATCCCAAGGATTTAGAGCGCATTCGGACTCAAGCGGTGAATCGGTTTGTGTTTAATAATGAGCGCCCGAGTGATCGCACCAGTCTTTACGGCTACTATTACTGTAAATTGCGCAATTTAGAACCTGCCTTAACCTATCCCCAACGCATTCAGGCTATTACCCCGGCCGATATTCAAAACGTCGCTCAATGTTATTTAAACCCCGATGCTTATGGGGTGGTTGTCGTTCGACCAACCGCGAAATCGAACTAA
- the clpP gene encoding ATP-dependent Clp endopeptidase proteolytic subunit ClpP, with protein MIPTVIETSGRGERAFDIYSRLLKERIVFLGQPVTDEIANLIVAQLLYLEAEDAEKDIYLYINSPGGSVSAGLGIFDTMNQVRPDVSTICVGLAASMGAFLLSAGTKGKRLSLPHSRIMIHQPLGGAQGQATDIEIQAKEILYLKALLNQHLAHHTGQPIERIEVDTDRDFFMSPAEAKDYGLIDQVIDRKPSASNPPPHEG; from the coding sequence ATGATCCCAACTGTTATTGAAACTTCCGGCCGTGGCGAACGTGCCTTTGATATTTATTCTCGCCTGCTGAAAGAACGGATTGTTTTCTTAGGGCAACCTGTAACGGATGAAATTGCTAACCTGATTGTGGCGCAGTTGCTCTATTTGGAAGCCGAAGACGCGGAAAAAGATATTTATCTCTACATTAACTCTCCGGGAGGGTCTGTCTCGGCAGGACTGGGGATTTTTGACACCATGAATCAAGTGCGGCCGGATGTCTCGACGATTTGCGTGGGATTGGCGGCCAGTATGGGGGCGTTTTTGTTGAGTGCCGGGACGAAGGGAAAACGCTTGAGTTTGCCCCACTCCCGGATTATGATTCATCAACCGTTAGGGGGAGCCCAAGGCCAAGCGACGGATATTGAAATCCAAGCGAAGGAAATTCTCTATTTGAAGGCTCTGTTAAATCAACATTTAGCCCATCATACGGGACAACCCATCGAACGGATTGAGGTGGATACAGACCGGGATTTCTTTATGTCTCCGGCTGAGGCGAAGGATTACGGTTTAATTGATCAGGTGATTGACCGCAAACCTTCGGCCAGTAATCCTCCTCCCCATGAGGGCTAG
- a CDS encoding DUF1257 domain-containing protein: MSHFSTLRTKITDVEILKASLRDLGISVKTEADVRGYNGQRVRADLVAVLDGEYDLGWSHNADGTFDLIADLWGVAKKHNQTELINSINQKYAVNKTLAEVKQRGLQNANVKLVVQK; the protein is encoded by the coding sequence ATGTCTCATTTCAGCACCTTACGCACCAAAATCACCGATGTCGAAATCCTCAAAGCTTCTTTGCGTGACTTGGGGATCTCTGTGAAAACCGAGGCCGATGTTCGCGGCTACAATGGTCAGCGTGTGCGCGCCGACTTGGTTGCCGTTCTCGACGGTGAATATGATCTCGGTTGGTCGCACAATGCGGACGGTACTTTTGACCTGATTGCTGACCTTTGGGGTGTTGCTAAAAAACACAACCAAACTGAGTTGATCAACTCCATCAACCAAAAGTATGCGGTGAACAAAACCTTAGCGGAAGTGAAACAACGCGGTCTGCAAAATGCCAACGTGAAGTTGGTTGTTCAAAAGTAA
- a CDS encoding pentapeptide repeat-containing protein — translation MRAKTGIQRKEDHSSKPPRYRFGQSSSGFTLQKKEKKNNPLTIQAQMEQAERFGHSLSHLGVQTQGENDEAQDTVAPVEAPENTEETDVAPLSLEEQIERAKQTGGVPIPPEAWDTIPLQELLGVSDPSQMLIHDDAVAYELCEQLNARAFTSGHHIFFGAGEYQPATPEGQELIVHEAVHTVQQGAVEGESAQEETESPAPVQAWNDPAGGDLEEKADQAAEAVQTGEIGETANLSDQDLRDRDMSEENLQGTDLRDSDLKKSDLAESNLQETDLQGADLSNVDLSGVNLAGANLTGANLTGANLTGANLTGANLTGANLEKAVLTQVVADEAILDEAIFDKAEIIEASFVKATGEKASLEKADLTKTTFKLAEFKRFDWDKADLSDANFNKANLKNSSLVQIDGSDAIWKAANLERTILKRANLTGGNFNDTDLEKADLSRVNASKGDFKEAVLKSGKLLRADLSGANFGESDLRGADLSGANLDGTNLEGAKTARAKFSQGAG, via the coding sequence ATGCGCGCCAAAACCGGAATTCAACGAAAAGAAGACCATTCCTCAAAACCGCCTCGTTATCGCTTTGGTCAGTCTTCTAGTGGGTTTACGCTTCAGAAAAAAGAGAAAAAAAACAACCCACTGACCATTCAAGCGCAAATGGAACAGGCCGAGCGGTTTGGCCATAGCTTAAGTCATTTGGGGGTACAAACCCAAGGAGAAAACGACGAGGCTCAAGATACGGTTGCCCCGGTGGAAGCACCAGAAAACACGGAGGAAACCGATGTAGCACCCCTGAGCTTAGAAGAACAAATTGAACGGGCGAAACAAACGGGCGGGGTTCCCATTCCCCCGGAAGCTTGGGATACTATTCCCTTGCAGGAGTTACTGGGGGTTTCAGATCCCAGTCAGATGTTGATTCATGATGATGCAGTGGCCTATGAACTGTGTGAACAGTTGAATGCTCGTGCGTTTACCAGTGGCCATCATATCTTTTTCGGGGCGGGAGAATATCAACCTGCCACTCCTGAAGGTCAGGAGTTAATTGTTCACGAGGCGGTTCATACGGTGCAACAGGGGGCTGTGGAAGGGGAATCAGCCCAAGAGGAGACGGAATCCCCTGCCCCTGTGCAGGCGTGGAATGATCCGGCCGGGGGGGACTTGGAAGAAAAGGCGGATCAAGCGGCGGAAGCGGTGCAAACTGGGGAGATTGGGGAAACGGCTAACTTGAGTGATCAGGATTTGCGCGATCGCGACATGAGCGAAGAAAACCTACAAGGGACGGACTTGAGGGATTCTGACCTGAAAAAATCCGATCTCGCAGAGTCCAATTTACAGGAAACTGATTTACAAGGGGCGGATTTATCAAACGTAGACTTAAGTGGCGTAAATTTAGCCGGAGCGAATTTAACCGGGGCTAATCTAACCGGAGCGAATTTAACCGGAGCGAATTTAACCGGAGCGAATTTAACTGGGGCTAATCTAGAAAAAGCGGTTCTTACTCAAGTTGTGGCCGATGAGGCCATTCTAGATGAAGCCATTTTTGACAAGGCCGAAATCATCGAGGCGAGTTTTGTTAAAGCAACGGGAGAAAAAGCCAGTTTAGAAAAAGCAGATTTAACGAAAACGACGTTTAAACTGGCTGAATTTAAGCGTTTTGATTGGGATAAAGCGGATTTAAGTGATGCCAATTTTAATAAAGCTAATCTGAAAAATTCTAGTCTGGTTCAAATTGATGGGAGTGATGCGATTTGGAAGGCGGCTAATTTAGAACGAACAATTCTCAAACGGGCGAATCTCACGGGGGGCAATTTCAATGATACTGACCTAGAAAAAGCCGATTTAAGTCGGGTAAATGCGAGTAAAGGTGATTTTAAAGAGGCGGTTTTAAAGTCGGGTAAATTGTTACGAGCGGATTTGTCGGGGGCCAATTTTGGGGAATCGGACTTAAGGGGGGCGGATTTATCCGGGGCTAATTTAGATGGTACGAATTTAGAGGGGGCAAAAACGGCACGGGCGAAGTTTTCTCAAGGGGCAGGTTGA